A single region of the Strigops habroptila isolate Jane chromosome 3, bStrHab1.2.pri, whole genome shotgun sequence genome encodes:
- the FAM180A gene encoding protein FAM180A — MLWKTLLLLLFYYSAHATVTHKWNRAMLFPAAQRFKRSSAAFLNPVLQNSLEDVVLLYEFLLAELDIDKTQRISIKDEELASLRKAAKFDTICNEIIPKSITEIRRLSSMLSSYPRALKKEDFERTVLTMVYTAYRAAQSQGHQKDAWAESFVNLYKALKHDLMFPYNKEPS; from the exons aTGCTTTGGAAGActttactgctgctgctgttctatTACAGTGCTCATGCCACTGTGACCCACAAATGGAATAGAG CTAtgcttttcccagctgctcAGCGATTCAAGAGGTCCTCAGCTGCCTTCCTTAACCCAGTGCTACAAAACTCGCTGGAAGATGTGGTCCTGCTTTATGAG TTTCTTTTAGCTGAGCTTGACATTGACAAAACTCAGAGGATCTCCATCAAAGATGAGGAGCTTGCTTCACTGAGGAAGGCTGCTAAGTTTGACACCATCTGCAATGAGATTATCCCCAAGAGCATCACAGAGATCCGCAGGCTGAGTAGCATGCTGTCTTCCTACCCAAGGGCCCTCAAGAAAGAAGACTTTGAAAGGACAGTGTTGACCATGGTCTACACAGCCTACAGGGCTGCTCAGTCCCAGGGGCACCAGAAAGACGCTTGGGCTGAATCCTTTGTCAATCTTTACAAAGCCCTGAAGCACGACTTGATGTTTCCATACAACAAAGAGCCATCATAG